In the Qipengyuania gelatinilytica genome, GTAGCGGAAGGTTTCGAGCAGCGTCTTGGTTGCCATGCCGTCATTCGGCTTCTTGTTGAGGCCGAGGCTGCGCTTGAGGCCGTCGACGACAGCGCTCCAGAGCGAAAGGCCCTTGATACGCTGGGCGGCCCAGTCGGCGCTCATTTCGTTGCAGGGCATGCCCCACACCTTCTCGGTGTAGGTCTTGAAGAAGATCGAATAGAGCTTCTGGCCGAACTGGTTCGTGGTCCAGTCCTCGAAGCTCTTCACGTCCTTCTTGGGGAAGAGCTTGTACTGGAGGTAGCTCGCCATGCAGACGGTCGAGCGCAGGATGCCGAGGTTCCACAGCGCTTCGAAGGCGCGCAGCGGGTAGCTGTAGAACTTGCCCTCGTAATAGATGCGGCTCATGCGCGGGCGCTGGATGAAATCGTCCTCGCCCAGGATCTCGTTCCACAGGTCGACGACCTGCTGCGACTTCGAGAAGAAGCGGTGGCCGCCGATATCGAAGCGGTAGCCTTCATGTTCGACCGTACGGCTGATGCCGCCGACGTAGGTGTCGTCTTTCTCGATGATCGCGACAGTCTTGCCCTGCTTGGTCAGCAGGTAGCCTGCAGTGAGCCCGGCAGGACCCGCTCCGATGATTGCAACGTCGACTTTGAGCGGATTGTTGGTCGTACCCATGAATACCCCCGATTTGTTGTCGAACCGGAAGTGAAGGATATTGGTTAAAAGGTACTTAATGCCTTACGCAAAAACCGCGTCAGATGGGCTGGTCCCGCAGCATGGCAGGGCACTGGACCGCGGCGGCGAGCATCGCGAATTCCCTCAGCGAGAGCGTGTTGTCGAACACCAGGCCAAATTCTGCATCACGGCGCCAGCGCACGGTGGCACGTGTTTCGGACAGACCTTCCCCGGTTACGATAAGTCGCTGGTCGATCGCGAAAGCCGCGTCGCATTCGACGCGCGCGCCCTGTTGCGACAGGTTGACGGTCGTTGCCTCGGCCTTGCCCGACAGCGTCGAGATCGTCAGCGGAATCGCCAGGTTGAGGCGAAGCTGGCGCTTGGGGAAGTTCCAGGTCTCGTGGATCAGCTTTTCCACCTCGACGGGCTTCTCGAACCGATAGCTCGCCTCGAACCCTTCGCGGCGGACCTCGGTGATCTCGTAACTCTCGCCGTTCTGGAGCTCGAGCGCGAGATTGGTATCGTCGGGAAGTGCGTGGAAGCTGCGGAAGGAGATGCCGGTCGCCGACACGTCCCTGATGACGCAGAGGAACTCGCCCTGCCCGCACACGATCTTCGCAGCCCGGATCAGCGAGGTGTAACGCGGCGCCGAGCGCTGCTCGACCGCATCGGCTTCGTTCCTGTCATCCGCGTTCAGCGCAGCGGAATAATCCATCGTATTTCGTCCCCCAAGATCGGTCACGGACGCATTGTCCGCTCGCGATGGTCTTGGCCCAAGTGTCCCTTCGGTTTCGTCTATTATCGGCCTACGGGTTAATACGAATATAAGATGCCCGTCCCGGCACGGCAGGAGAGCAGGCGGGGCCTGCGACGACTATTGGGGAGAGGGCCTGGTGCGGGTGGTGGGACTCGAACCCACACGTCCAAGGGACAGGGGATTTTAAGTCCCCGGCGTCTACCATTCCGCCACACCCGCCTGATCGGCAGGGAGCGTGCCTAGTCACTGATTGGATTGGCTGCAATCGCTCAAACGGAGCTCAGGCGCGATTACTTCTCGTTCAGGCGCTCGCGGATTTCCTTGCCCGGCTTGAAATAGGGCACGCGTTTTGCGGGCACGTCGACCATATCGCCGGTGCGCGGATTGCGGCCCTTGCGGGCTTCGCGTTCACGGGTGGAGAAAGCACCGAAGCCGCGCAATTCGACGCGACCGCCCTCGGACAGACGCTGGGCGATTTCCTCGAAGAAGATGTCTACGACCTGCTCCACCTCTTCGGCGCGCAGTTCGGGATTGTCTTCAGCAATCGCCGTGAGAAGTTCGGATCGGATCATCTACGCTCTCCTGACTAACGCCTGCGCGGTAGTCAAATACCTTTTATGCGACCCTTACGGGCGTAATCGAGACGACCCCTTGAATGGATTTTGTGGCAGAAAACGTGGATTTCTGCAAGCTGTCAGTTACTTGCCGGAAAGCGGCGCCATTCAGGCGTCGGCGAGCAGTTCGGAAGGGGCGATTCCAAGCCGGTCCATCCGGGTGCGGATCTCGGGCCACTCTTCCTTCAGGAAAGCCTCGCGCTCCCGCTCGCGCAGCGTGGCCGAGGCGCCCTTCGCCACATACATGCCGACACCGCGCTGCACTTCGACAAGGCCGTCGTTCTGGAACTGCTGGTACGCCTTGGCGACGGTCAGCGGATTGGCGCCCTGCTCTGCCGCCAGTGCGCGTACCGAGGGGAGCATCTCGCCTTCCCGGTACTGTCCGTCGATGATCGCCGCCGCGATCATGTCGCGCAGCTTGAGATAGACGGGCTTGGACTGGTTGCTCATGGCGAATCCCCGGTTGTCGTATAGTGCATCAGTGCCATAATACAGCGCGGCGCGCAAGGTTCCCGACATTCTCGTGACAGTTGGTCTCGCCTGTAACTAATGCTTCACATTGCGCGCCAGAGCGCTAGGGTGCGCGCTTCTTCGGGGAGGGGTCGCGCACGAAGCCGGCCTTTCGACAAAACAAGGGATACCGGATTCGATGGTAGAAGGCGTCTTCTTCACATTCGACTCAGCGTTCGAAATGTGGACTTTCAGGGTTGCCGTGGTCGCACTGGCAGCATTTCTCATCGGCGGCGTGGTGCTGATCACCCGCCCGCAGGAAGAGGTTATCGGGCACCCCAAGGGCCTGTTCCTCCTGTTCATGGCCGAAATGTGGGAGCGTTTCTCCTACTACGGCATGCGCGCCCTCCTGATTTTCTACCTCATCCAGCACTGGATGTTCGCGGAAGAAAAGGCCTACGTGATCTACGGCGCCTATACCGCGCTCGTATACATTGCGCCGGTTGTGGGCGGCTATCTCGCCGACCAGTATATCGGCCAGCGCAAGGCGGTCCTTTTCGGTGCGGTCCTGCTGACCTTCGGCCACTTCTTCATGGCATTCGAAGGGTCGGGCGGACAGGCAGATCCGATGATCAACGTCTTCTGGCTCGCTCTCGCCCTCATCATCGTGGGCTCGGGCTTCCTTAAGGCCAACATCTCGGTCATCGTCGGCCAGCTCTATCCGCGCACCGACGTGCGCCGCGATCCGGCCTATACCATCTTCTACATGGGCATTAACGTCGGTGCGGCGACCGCATCGATCATCTGCGGCTATCTCGGCCAGACCTATGGCTGGCAGTACGGCTTCGGTCTCGCCGGCATCGGCATGCTTATCGGCCTGATCTTCTTCGTCATCGGCAAGCCGCTGCTGCTCGGCCAAGGCGAACCCAAGGACCCGGCCAAGATCAAGGGCGGCAAGGAATACGCCATCTACGGCGCAGGCCTCGCCATGGTCGCACTGTGCTGGGCGGCAATCCAGTACCAGGAACTCGTCGGTACCGTCCTCGGCGTGTTCGGCGGTGGACTCGTCGCCTACGTCCTGTTCACTGCAGTGACCAAGCTCGCACCCGAAGAGCGTGACCGCATCTTTGCAGCCATGTTCCTCATCCTGACCTCGATCGTCTTCTGGGCACTGTTCGAGCAGGCAGGTTCGTCGCTCAACGTGTTCACCGATCGCCATGTCGATACGCAGGGCGTGAACGCATCGATGTTCCAGTCGATCAACGCAATCTACATCGTTCTTCTCGCACCGCTCTTCGCGATGCTGTGGCAGGGGCTGGCGCGTAAAGGCGCCGAACCCAGCACGCCGATGAAGTTCGGTCTCGCCGTGATCCAGGTGGGTCTCGGCTTCCTCGTCCTCGTCTGGGGCGCGGAAAGCGTGGGCATCAACGTGCCGACGCCGGTCATCTTCATCTTCCTCATCTACCTGCTGCACACCACCGGCGAGCTCTGCCTTTCGCCTGTCGGCCTTTCGGCGATGAACCGCCTGAGCCCGGCTCACATGGCCTCGCTCATCATGGGTACCTGGTTCTTCGCCTCGGCCACCGGTAACTTCGCAGCCGGCCTGATCGCTGCTGCAACCGGCGGCGAAGGTGTCGGCGAAGAAGCCGGCAAGCAGGTCGTGCTCGACGTCTACTCGACCGTCGGCTGGTACGCGATTGCCATCGGTGTCGGCGTCATGGTCGTCAGCCCGCTGATCAAGCGCCTGATGCACCTCGACACGATCAAGGACGATGCGCTCGAAGGTCAGGCGGAAGCCGGTCTCGAGGCGCAGGAAGCGGGCGTCCACCCGACTTCGCGCAGCTGATAGCGGGCGGGGGATCGTCCGACGGGCGAAATCCCTCGACCAAATTGGATTGACCGGACGGGCCGGGGCAGCAATGCTCCGGCCCGTTCACTTTTGGGGGACTGCATGAAAAGACTTGCCCCGCTTGCGCTTGCCGCAGGCCTCGCCGCATGTGCCACCTCGGGCACCGGAAACGAAACCGCCTCAGCGTCCAAGCCGGACAAGGAATGGACCACCCCCACGGGCCAGGACGGTAACGAGCCGTTCCCCAGCACCTACCGCCCCTATCCCGGACGCCCGACTGCGCTGGTCGGGGCGACCGTATTCGACGGCAAGGGCGGCAGGATCGATAACGGCACGGTCCTGTTCCGCGACGGCGAAGTCGTGGCGATCGGCGATGCCTCGCTTTCGACCGATGGCTACGACCGCGTCGATGCAGCGGGCAAGTACGTGACGCCGGGCATCATCGATATCCACTCGCATCTTGGCGATTATCCCAGTCCGAGCGTCGATGCACATTCGGACGGTAACGAGGCGACCAGCCCGACCACGCCCGAGGTATGGGCCGAACATTCGATCTGGCCGCAGGACCCCGGCTTCTCCCGCGCGCTCGCCAATGGCGGCGTGACCAGCCTCCAGATCCTGCCCGGCTCTGCGAACCTGATGGGCGGGCGCAGCTCCACCATCAAGAACGTGCCTGCGCGCACCGTTCAGGGAATGAAGTTCCCCGGCGCGCCCTATGGCTTCAAGATGGCCTGCGGTGAAAACCCCAAACGCGTCTATGGCGGCCGCGGGCGCATGCCCTCGACCCGCATGGGCAACTTCGCGGTCAACCGCCAGACCTGGCTCGATGCGCGCGCCTATGCCGAGGGTGACCGCGAGAAGCGCGACCTTGCCAAGGAAACGCTGGTCGGCGTGCTCGACGGCGATATCCTCGTCCACAACCACTGCTACCGCGCCGACGAAATGGCGCTGGTCATGGATATGGCCAAGGAGATGGGCTACAAGGTGTCCGCCTTCCACCACGCGGTCGAGGCCTACAAGATCGGCGATTTGCTGCGCGAAAACGGCGTGTGCAGCGCGATCTGGGCCGACTGGTACGGCTTCAAGATGGAAGCTTATGACGGCATCCTCGAAAACGCCGCCTATCTCCAGCGCGAGGACGCCTGCGTGGTCATCCATTCGGACGATGCGAACGGCATCCAGCGTTTGAACCAAGAAGCGGCCAAGGCACAGGCCGCAGGTCGCCGCGCCGGGATCGATATCCCCGATGCGACGGTGATTTCGTGGATCACCCTCAACCCCGCCAAGGCGATGGGCATCGACGCGATGACCGGCAGCCTCGAACCGGGCAAGATGGCCGATGTCGTGTTGTGGAACGGCGATCCACTATCCGTCTATTCGCGGCCCGAGAAGGTCTGGATCGATGGTGCGCTGATGTACGATTCCATGGACCGCAAGCGCCGTCCGGTGAGCGATTTCGAGCTCGGCCAGCCCGGTGAAGGAGATGTGAAATGAAGCGCCTCCTCGCACTTGCCGCCAGCGCAATCGCGCTTTCCGCCTCACCGCTTTCCGCGCAGGATTTCGTCATCGCCAACGCGACGCTGGCAACCGGTGACGGCAGCGAACCGATCGAAAACGGTGTCGTGATCGTCGATGACGGCAAGGTCGTTTACGCCGGGCCGATGTCGGGCGCAGGCTCCTTCGAAACCGACAGCGTCACCGATGTGAAGGGTGCCTGGGTAACGCCCGGCCTCTTCGCCACGGTCACCACGCTCGGCCTGTGGGATGTGGGCGCGGTGAGCGAATCGAACGATACGCGCGCCGGGGGTTCGCCCTTCAATGCCGCGCTCGACGTGTCGCGGGCGATCAATCCGGATTCGCAGCATATCAAGATCCACCGCGCTGCCGGGGTGACCCGCGCCGCGACGGTGCTGACCAATACCGGTTCGATCTTCGGCGGACAGGGCACGGTGATCGACCTCGGCGCCGATGCCGATCCGGTCACCACGCCGCGCGCTTTCCAGGTCGTGCACCTCGGCGAGAACGGGGCACGCCTTGCAGGCGGGAGCCGCGCTGCAACCTATGCCGAA is a window encoding:
- a CDS encoding integration host factor subunit beta, producing MIRSELLTAIAEDNPELRAEEVEQVVDIFFEEIAQRLSEGGRVELRGFGAFSTREREARKGRNPRTGDMVDVPAKRVPYFKPGKEIRERLNEK
- a CDS encoding peptide MFS transporter, with protein sequence MVEGVFFTFDSAFEMWTFRVAVVALAAFLIGGVVLITRPQEEVIGHPKGLFLLFMAEMWERFSYYGMRALLIFYLIQHWMFAEEKAYVIYGAYTALVYIAPVVGGYLADQYIGQRKAVLFGAVLLTFGHFFMAFEGSGGQADPMINVFWLALALIIVGSGFLKANISVIVGQLYPRTDVRRDPAYTIFYMGINVGAATASIICGYLGQTYGWQYGFGLAGIGMLIGLIFFVIGKPLLLGQGEPKDPAKIKGGKEYAIYGAGLAMVALCWAAIQYQELVGTVLGVFGGGLVAYVLFTAVTKLAPEERDRIFAAMFLILTSIVFWALFEQAGSSLNVFTDRHVDTQGVNASMFQSINAIYIVLLAPLFAMLWQGLARKGAEPSTPMKFGLAVIQVGLGFLVLVWGAESVGINVPTPVIFIFLIYLLHTTGELCLSPVGLSAMNRLSPAHMASLIMGTWFFASATGNFAAGLIAAATGGEGVGEEAGKQVVLDVYSTVGWYAIAIGVGVMVVSPLIKRLMHLDTIKDDALEGQAEAGLEAQEAGVHPTSRS
- a CDS encoding PilZ domain-containing protein, with translation MDYSAALNADDRNEADAVEQRSAPRYTSLIRAAKIVCGQGEFLCVIRDVSATGISFRSFHALPDDTNLALELQNGESYEITEVRREGFEASYRFEKPVEVEKLIHETWNFPKRQLRLNLAIPLTISTLSGKAEATTVNLSQQGARVECDAAFAIDQRLIVTGEGLSETRATVRWRRDAEFGLVFDNTLSLREFAMLAAAVQCPAMLRDQPI
- a CDS encoding amidohydrolase, with translation MKRLAPLALAAGLAACATSGTGNETASASKPDKEWTTPTGQDGNEPFPSTYRPYPGRPTALVGATVFDGKGGRIDNGTVLFRDGEVVAIGDASLSTDGYDRVDAAGKYVTPGIIDIHSHLGDYPSPSVDAHSDGNEATSPTTPEVWAEHSIWPQDPGFSRALANGGVTSLQILPGSANLMGGRSSTIKNVPARTVQGMKFPGAPYGFKMACGENPKRVYGGRGRMPSTRMGNFAVNRQTWLDARAYAEGDREKRDLAKETLVGVLDGDILVHNHCYRADEMALVMDMAKEMGYKVSAFHHAVEAYKIGDLLRENGVCSAIWADWYGFKMEAYDGILENAAYLQREDACVVIHSDDANGIQRLNQEAAKAQAAGRRAGIDIPDATVISWITLNPAKAMGIDAMTGSLEPGKMADVVLWNGDPLSVYSRPEKVWIDGALMYDSMDRKRRPVSDFELGQPGEGDVK
- a CDS encoding GntR family transcriptional regulator — translated: MSNQSKPVYLKLRDMIAAAIIDGQYREGEMLPSVRALAAEQGANPLTVAKAYQQFQNDGLVEVQRGVGMYVAKGASATLREREREAFLKEEWPEIRTRMDRLGIAPSELLADA